GTACTATGAAAGCATCAACAACGATAGCTTTGCGGCAAATGACGGCATCTACAACCGCATAGGCCGTGCGTATCCAGACATTTCTGCGGTTGCGGTGAACAATTTCGTCTTCTGGAGAGGGGGTCCAATTCTTGGTGGAGGGACCTCGGCGTCTGCGCCGATTTTCGCTGCCATACTCACCCGAATCAACGAGGAGCGACTTGCGGCTGGAATGCCGACGGTTGGGTTTGTCAATCCGATGCTCTATGCGCATCCCGAGGCCTTTCGCGATATAACAGAGGGCAATAACCCGGGTTGCAGTACGGACGGGTTTACAGCGCTTGAGGGCTGGGACCCGGTTACTGGGCTTGGGACGCCAATTTATCCCAAGCTCTTAGAGGTGTTTATGAGCGTTAAGCTTGGTCTGTAGCTTATATTTAGTGCATGTTACTAGGCGAACCTTTCGCAATGGGGCGTATTTCACCTACCTAGACAAGTAGAGATTATTGACACTAAGTCATAAATCCCAGAGCGAAGCTCCCAGCGGGAATGATcgacagcttgaagatcaACTCAGAGTAAGTATTCAAGATCTCAGAGTCCCTTGGTTCGAGGTCTATGCATGGTGATATGAAATGAGTGCATGGATAGCTCGTCTTTTTATTAGTTCATCTAGGGTTCTCAGGGATGATTTAGGGCAGCGTCACTCCATCCTGTCCTTAAAATCAAGATCCGCCAATCAAACTTGTGAGCTATGAGATAGCACCCCACTAAGCCAACGATGACTGGCCACAACTGCAATGAGTGACCATGAGTCACGCCTTGGCATGCTCCACCGTGCATCTGGCACTGCCTTCAACCATTTACGGGTCCGCAAGTATAAAAGCAAAACAATATAAAGCATGATCCATCTTCAGAATCAGCGAGAGTAGGTCAAAAGCCGCAGACTACCGAGATACTGGAAAATTCCCAGTCGTCATGGCAGACAATCCCTCGAGAAGTAAAGGCAACGGCCTCTCAGTGCCTCTCAATACCTCCCAACGAGAGAAGTTCCCAGAGCAAGAGCCAGCGCCATCATCAGATGAGATCCAATACCCAAGTGTCCTTAAATTGACATTTATCCTCATAGGTCTGAACCTGTCTGTGTTCCTTGTCGGTCTTGATAACACCATTCTCTCCAGCGCTATTCCCAAAATCACCGACCGATTCCACGCTCTAGGCGATGTCGGCTGGTACGCCAGTGCTTACCTTCTCACAAACTGCGCCTTTCAGCTTTTCTGGGGCAAGCTATACACATTCTACACCGTGAAATGGGTCTACCTTGTGGCTTTGTTTCTGTTCGAGCTTGGCTCGTTGGTTTGTGCCGttgcgccttcttcaacggcCTTGATTGTGGGGCGGGCAGTTGCTGGTGTTGGCGCTGGGGGCGTGACGAACGGCTCGTTCCTGCTCATTGCACACTCAGTAGAGCCGCGAAGACGGCCAACGTTGGTGGGACTGCTGGGGTCTATGTATGGGCTTGCCGCGATTGCGGGACCACTTATGGGGGGTGCTTTTACGGATAACGGGGCGTTGACGTGGAGGTGGTGCTTCTATATCAATCTGCCGCTGGGGGCAGTACCATCGCTTGTGATTTTGTTTTTGATCCCGGCTTTTGCGGGGAGTGAGAACCGCGAGTCCGGGATCGGGAATCAGATCCGCCAAATGGATGTTCCTGGCTCGCTGTGTTTACTGCCCGGTGTCATCTGTCTGCTTCTTGCGCTGCAGTGGGGAGGGACAAAGTACAACTGGGGGAATGAACGTATCATTGCGCTCTTTTTCCTTGCAGGCGTGCTACTTAGCGGCTTCACGATCATCCAGTACTTCAGCGGAGACCGCGCAACGGTGCCGCCGAGAGTCTTCGGGAACAGGAATGTCTGGGGCGCGGCCCTGTTTGGTTCGGGTGTTACTGCTGGCTTCTTCTTAATGCTGTACTATGTACGTGCCGACTCTTTTTGCAAGACGAAATCCACTGACAACTCTCCTAGATCCCCATCTGGTTCCAAGCCGTGAAAGGCGCATCTGCAGTTCGCTCTGGCGTGATGAATCTGCCCATGGTCCTCGCCTACGTGACCTTCTCGCTCTCTGGAGGCTTCCTCACCTCGCTGCTAGGCTACTACGTCCCCTTCGCCTATCTCACAGTTATTTTCATGTCAGTCGGTTCCGGTCTGCTTTCCACATTTACCGTCTCCTCTGGATCGCCAGAATGGATAGGCTACCAATTCCTCTTTGGCGCGGGCGttggtcttggtcttcagACGGCGTTTGCGGCGCCCCAGTGCACTCTCCCGATTGAAGATATCGCAATCGGGACGGCGATTGTTATGTTTCTTGAGAATTTGAGTGCGGCTATCTTTGTGTCTGTCGGGCAGAATGTTTTCTCGAATCAGCTCAAGACCAATGTCCAGATTTATGCACCGAGCGTTGACACAGCGCGGTTGATCGATGGGGGTGCGACGGAGGTAAGAAATTTGGTGACTGATGAGACGGTCTACCAGGCAGTTTTGAGGGCGTACAACAAGGCTCTGACGGGGACGTTCTATGTCGGCGTGGGCTTGTCCTGCATCGGGATCTTTGGAGTGGTGTTTATGCAGTGGGTTAATGTGAAAAAAAGTGGAAAAAAGACCGAGCAGGACAATAAAGATGTTTAAGTAATATAGATTCTGCAGCTCGGGGCGATTTTGTGCAAGGAATGACTCGCTGTATCTAAAAAGGCATTATACCCATCTAAGCCACGTAAATAACTCTCCTCCCACAAACCTCAATATGCTCATAATATAAGTTCGTATTCTATTCTGGAGCCCTAACTCACTCTCAGAATGGGAGGCCCGCAGTGTATGGTCCGCGGTTTGGTTTTTGCATGAACGAACAAGGAGCATACCCTGTCAATAGCTGAAAGACACGTTCGCCTGCTCATCTACCACCCGTATAAGATGGGCATGATGGAGGTTGAATTAAGATCGTTCACATGCAACTGCGGGAAAGGAATTTTGTTAACTCAGGGCAAAAATGCAGTGGATGCAGCGTCAGGCCGTGGCCAGTAGCAAGACCAGTAATTAAGCCATGGACTTGACATTTATCGGAGACCAGAGGTTTAGACAACCAGTTGCAGCAATGATAATAAGCACTTGCCTTTCTGTTGGGGTAATGAGTTATACCTAGGCGAACTGAGCACCAGAGCATTTTTGTTACCATGGTGTATAAGGATTATTATATAAGTCACGCCCCTAGGATCTTATAAGCCATTGGCATGTAATGCCATCACATGATCTCCCCTATATATAGCTATCCGTCAGATTTGGAGAGCGGTATCGACACCATAGAACGTTTATGAATGTACAGGAGGCTCCCGCGTGGTTGTATAGCCGATGACTCACTCTCTTTTCCCCGTCTCACACGGTGTCTGCGTCTACGTTTGTGGAATGCAGGGGTTGACAAGGAGATTATCTCAGAAACTCCGTTTTATGGATAATCTGAGGACTTGCAAAGCCCAGCATAACTGATTCCTGGATTAGTTCAGCGTTCACTTCATTCAATGTTGGACTCCTTTTCCAGCACTACCCCAGAATGTTGAGAAATGTTGACCCAGgacagagctggaagaaacTTGGTCATTACTTCATTGATTAGATTTCTGTATACATTTGAGCTTCGTAATTCGTTTTAGCTTCCACCCAGGGATATATACAAGTGATTTACGAGACAATCTTCGTGCAAAGTTTGCCCGTGTTACCGCCTTCAAAGAGTTTCATCCACACATTCGGGATGTCCTCAAACTTGGCCTCGACAACCGTCTGCATCGACTCGTCAACCACGATCTTGCCTTCTTTCCAGGCCTGGGTCAGCTCAGCAATAACGTCAGAGAATTTGTGATAGTAGTCGAGCACGATGAAGCCGCGGATATGCAGGCGCATTGAGATCACTTCCTGCTTGTCGTCAGCACTTGCATTCCAGAAGAAGTTGGGTTAGGGAACAGTACAAAGAAATTCTTAAGGCCTATAGGGTCGGGGCGGTTGTAGTCGGAGATAGTGCCGCTGATGAAATTGTTAGTGGAGTCACAACACCGGGATATCGGGGGGGAAGCCTACCAAGCAGCAATGCGGCCGTGGCGCTTCATACGGGTCAGCATCAGATCTAGGATGTTGCCACCAACATTGTCTATTCGCTATCAGCAACGTTCAAACACAGTCAGTTCAGCAGGGTACACACCGAAGTAAACCTCGACGAAGCCCTCGGTCTCCTTGATGAGATCCTGCTCAAACGAGTCCTTcttgtagttgatgcagACGTCCGCACCCAGCGTCTCAACCCAGCGGCACTTGTCGTCTGTACCGGCAATACCGATGACCTACTCGTGCATCAATCAGCTTCCGTTCGGCGTATACGTGTTATCCGGGTTAAGAGACTCACCCGCTTGCAGCcaatgatcttcttcgcgaTCTGGACAACCATGCTTCCAGTGGCACCCGCGGCCCCTGAGACAACAACTGTATCATCCTTGGTCGTGCCAGCCACCTCCTTGATCCCATAGTATGCAGTGACAGCCGTCATCCCCAGCGCACCGAGGAAGTGGCCCAAATCCAGTCCCTCAATTGGCTGAATCTTTTGCAGCGTCTTGATCTCGTGGACAGAATATTCAGTCCAATTCGTAGGACAGAGGACAAGGCTACCGACTGGAAGCTCATTGGGGGATCCGGACTCGACGACCTCGGCCAGTGCAAAGGCGGACATGGGTGAGCCCTCCTGGACGGGAGGTAAGTAGAGGCGCTCTGGGTCTGCATTGGGGACGATCCAGGTTCGCTGGGCAGGGTCATTGGAAAGCATAAGAGTCTTCACGAGGGCTTGCGACGAGCTGGGCTTAGGAACATCGGCACTGGTGAGCTTGAAGGTAGGAGTAGGGCCCGACAGAGTCGG
This sequence is a window from Aspergillus nidulans FGSC A4 chromosome IV. Protein-coding genes within it:
- a CDS encoding uncharacterized protein (transcript_id=CADANIAT00000254), with protein sequence MADNPSRSKGNGLSVPLNTSQREKFPEQEPAPSSDEIQYPSVLKLTFILIGLNLSVFLVGLDNTILSSAIPKITDRFHALGDVGWYASAYLLTNCAFQLFWGKLYTFYTVKWVYLVALFLFELGSLVCAVAPSSTALIVGRAVAGVGAGGVTNGSFLLIAHSVEPRRRPTLVGLLGSMYGLAAIAGPLMGGAFTDNGALTWRWCFYINLPLGAVPSLVILFLIPAFAGSENRESGIGNQIRQMDVPGSLCLLPGVICLLLALQWGGTKYNWGNERIIALFFLAGVLLSGFTIIQYFSGDRATVPPRVFGNRNVWGAALFGSGVTAGFFLMLYYIPIWFQAVKGASAVRSGVMNLPMVLAYVTFSLSGGFLTSLLGYYVPFAYLTVIFMSVGSGLLSTFTVSSGSPEWIGYQFLFGAGVGLGLQTAFAAPQCTLPIEDIAIGTAIVMFLENLSAAIFVSVGQNVFSNQLKTNVQIYAPSVDTARLIDGGATEAVLRAYNKALTGTFYVGVGLSCIGIFGVVFMQWVNVKKSGKKTEQDNKDV
- a CDS encoding MDR family NADP-dependent oxidoreductase (transcript_id=CADANIAT00000255); its protein translation is MPSSKQWILANKPTDLPTLSGPTPTFKLTSADVPKPSSSQALVKTLMLSNDPAQRTWIVPNADPERLYLPPVQEGSPMSAFALAEVVESGSPNELPVGSLVLCPTNWTEYSVHEIKTLQKIQPIEGLDLGHFLGALGMTAVTAYYGIKEVAGTTKDDTVVVSGAAGATGSMVVQIAKKIIGCKRVIGIAGTDDKCRWVETLGADVCINYKKDSFEQDLIKETEGFVEVYFDNVGGNILDLMLTRMKRHGRIAACADDKQEVISMRLHIRGFIVLDYYHKFSDVIAELTQAWKEGKIVVDESMQTVVEAKFEDIPNVWMKLFEGGNTGKLCTKIVSRRHRVRRGKEKRQVLIIIAATGCLNLWSPINVKSMA